In the genome of Gloeotrichia echinulata CP02, one region contains:
- the pstS gene encoding phosphate ABC transporter substrate-binding protein PstS, with product MLSSLIYIKKNKFTASISTLTLILSLTACGGQQTTDNPTAKETPGGATDTTATNPGKKLDLGGNISLTGAGASFPAPLYSSWFIDLNKKYPNLQVDYQSIGSGAGVEQFIKGTVDFGASDVAMKDEEIKKVDKGVILLPVTAGSIVLAYNLPDVPELKLPRAVYTDILLGKIKSWDDPLIAKANEGAKLPKLPITVVYRADGSGTTGVFTKHLSAISPEWKDKVGDGKSVKWLVGVGAKGNEGVTAQILQTQGAIGYTEYGYAKQNNLKFAALENKAGKIVAATEESASKTLAAVTLPENLRAFITDPEGADSYPIVTYTWIMAYKKYPDAAKAKAMEAMIEYALTDGQKLAKELGYVPLPEKVIAKVAAAADQITPDYKIAVGGGTSASK from the coding sequence ATGCTATCAAGTCTGATTTATATAAAAAAAAACAAATTCACAGCATCAATATCCACATTAACACTGATATTGAGCCTAACTGCTTGCGGCGGACAGCAAACCACAGACAATCCTACCGCTAAAGAAACTCCTGGTGGTGCAACAGATACCACTGCCACCAACCCAGGCAAAAAATTGGATCTTGGTGGTAACATCAGCTTAACGGGTGCTGGTGCATCTTTTCCGGCACCACTGTATTCTAGTTGGTTCATTGACTTGAACAAAAAATATCCTAACCTGCAAGTTGACTATCAATCAATTGGTAGCGGTGCTGGTGTTGAGCAATTTATCAAAGGTACTGTAGACTTTGGTGCCAGCGATGTGGCGATGAAGGATGAAGAAATCAAGAAGGTTGATAAGGGCGTAATTTTGCTACCTGTCACTGCTGGTAGTATTGTACTAGCTTACAACTTGCCAGATGTGCCTGAACTCAAGCTACCAAGAGCAGTTTATACTGATATTTTACTAGGCAAAATCAAGTCTTGGGATGACCCCCTGATTGCTAAGGCTAACGAAGGAGCCAAGCTGCCTAAACTGCCGATTACAGTAGTGTATCGTGCTGATGGTAGCGGTACCACCGGTGTGTTCACAAAACACCTCAGCGCTATCAGCCCAGAGTGGAAAGATAAAGTGGGTGATGGTAAAAGTGTCAAATGGCTTGTAGGCGTTGGTGCCAAGGGTAATGAAGGTGTAACAGCCCAAATCCTACAAACTCAAGGCGCAATTGGTTACACTGAATACGGCTACGCCAAACAAAATAATCTCAAATTTGCTGCTTTAGAAAACAAAGCCGGTAAGATTGTGGCTGCTACCGAGGAGTCGGCATCTAAAACTTTAGCAGCAGTAACTCTACCAGAAAACCTCCGCGCCTTTATTACAGACCCAGAAGGTGCAGATTCCTATCCCATCGTTACCTATACTTGGATTATGGCGTATAAGAAATATCCTGATGCAGCCAAAGCCAAGGCTATGGAAGCTATGATCGAATACGCTTTAACTGATGGTCAGAAGCTGGCCAAAGAACTAGGGTATGTTCCTTTACCTGAAAAGGTAATTGCCAAGGTAGCCGCTGCTGCCGATCAAATCACTCCAGACTATAAAATTGCTGTAGGCGGCGGTACTAGCGCTAGCAAATAG
- the lspA gene encoding signal peptidase II yields the protein MRLKNRFFWIAALIAFFLDQLTKYWVVQSFKLGQTIPLLPGIFHLTYVTNTGAAFSLLSGKVEWLRWLSLGVSLVLIGVALLGPVLSLWDQLGYGLILGGAMGNGIDRFVLGYVVDFLDFRLINFAVFNVADSFISIGIVCLLIASFQKTPTTHRRSR from the coding sequence ATGCGTTTAAAAAATCGCTTCTTCTGGATTGCTGCTTTGATAGCTTTTTTCTTGGACCAGCTGACAAAATACTGGGTGGTACAATCCTTTAAATTGGGACAAACAATACCACTATTACCAGGGATATTTCACCTGACCTATGTCACCAATACAGGTGCAGCTTTTAGCCTGCTAAGTGGAAAAGTCGAGTGGTTGCGTTGGCTATCTTTGGGAGTAAGTTTGGTATTGATCGGCGTGGCTTTGTTGGGTCCTGTGTTAAGTCTTTGGGATCAACTGGGCTATGGCTTGATTTTAGGTGGAGCTATGGGTAATGGGATTGATCGCTTTGTTTTAGGCTATGTTGTCGATTTTCTCGATTTTCGCCTAATTAACTTTGCTGTATTTAATGTGGCAGATTCATTTATTAGTATCGGCATTGTTTGTCTGCTGATAGCCTCCTTCCAAAAAACACCAACTACTCATCGTCGGTCACGATAA
- the pstC gene encoding phosphate ABC transporter permease subunit PstC: protein MTTNSQNLSSEIKQRSELDKSLDRSFIWLTRIFALSVAGILLWITLQVTIGAWPAIQEFGLGFLVKSSWNPVKNEYGVLPQVYGTLVSALIGLLISVPIGVGTAVLLSEDFLPVKMRLVLVFLVELLAAIPSVVYGIWGIFILVPITTSVGKWLNESLGFLPFFNTPPTGPGMLPAGMILGIMTLPIITAISRDALISVPPSLRQAAVGLGATRWETIFQVIIPAAFSGIVSAIMLALGRAMGETMAVTMLIGNSNNISLSLLAPANTISSLLANQFSEASGLQVAALMYAALVLFFLTLVVNVLAEFIVLRVKRI from the coding sequence ATGACTACAAATTCACAGAATCTGTCATCAGAGATTAAACAGCGCTCTGAACTAGACAAATCGCTGGATCGGAGCTTTATTTGGCTGACTCGGATTTTCGCGCTCTCTGTAGCTGGCATCTTATTATGGATTACGTTACAGGTGACGATTGGTGCTTGGCCAGCTATCCAAGAGTTTGGTCTGGGCTTTTTAGTTAAAAGCAGCTGGAACCCTGTTAAAAATGAGTACGGCGTGCTGCCTCAAGTTTATGGCACTCTAGTTAGTGCTTTGATTGGGCTGCTGATATCTGTACCCATTGGGGTTGGTACGGCTGTTTTATTGAGCGAGGATTTTCTCCCAGTAAAAATGCGGTTGGTATTGGTATTTTTGGTAGAACTTTTGGCTGCCATTCCCAGTGTGGTCTACGGGATATGGGGCATTTTTATTTTAGTGCCAATTACAACTAGTGTCGGTAAATGGCTTAATGAGTCCTTGGGCTTCTTACCATTTTTTAACACTCCTCCTACAGGACCGGGAATGTTACCTGCGGGGATGATTTTAGGGATTATGACTTTACCTATTATTACCGCTATATCCCGCGATGCGTTGATTTCCGTTCCACCGAGTTTACGCCAAGCGGCTGTAGGACTGGGCGCAACTCGCTGGGAGACAATTTTTCAAGTTATCATCCCAGCTGCCTTTTCTGGCATTGTGAGTGCGATAATGCTAGCACTCGGTCGGGCAATGGGCGAAACAATGGCTGTGACAATGTTGATTGGAAATTCCAACAACATTAGCTTATCACTTCTAGCACCAGCCAATACAATTTCTTCTCTACTGGCAAATCAATTCTCTGAGGCTAGTGGTTTGCAAGTAGCGGCGTTAATGTACGCGGCGTTAGTTCTATTTTTCTTGACGCTTGTAGTCAATGTACTGGCAGAGTTTATTGTTCTGCGAGTCAAGCGAATTTAG
- the pstA gene encoding phosphate ABC transporter permease PstA, whose product MISNFPESSLTRAPMSKRTLFNSVMTGVAFACGVLALVPLLAVLSYVIIQGFSSLSLDIFTQLPPAPLRKGGGFGNAILGTLLMVGIGALISVPFGVLAAIYLTEFSSAQIARGVRLATNILSGVPSIIAGVFAYGIVVLTLTKYNLGSYSAIGGGFALAILMLPIIVRTTDEALQLVSQDLRQASVGLGATNFQTVSQVVLPAALPAIVTGSTLAIARAAGETAPLLFTALFSQFWTDSLFKPTASLAVLVYRFAISPYKNLQSLAWAASLILVLMVLITSIITRWATRQKA is encoded by the coding sequence ATGATTTCTAATTTTCCCGAAAGCAGCTTGACTCGCGCCCCCATGTCTAAGCGGACACTGTTTAATTCAGTGATGACAGGTGTCGCTTTTGCATGTGGGGTATTGGCGCTTGTGCCTTTGCTAGCAGTGCTTTCTTACGTTATCATCCAAGGTTTTAGCAGTCTGAGTCTCGATATTTTTACTCAACTCCCACCAGCACCCCTAAGAAAGGGAGGCGGTTTTGGTAACGCCATTTTAGGTACACTGTTGATGGTAGGCATTGGGGCGTTAATTAGCGTCCCATTCGGTGTTTTGGCAGCAATCTATTTAACAGAATTTAGTTCTGCTCAAATAGCTAGAGGAGTACGTTTGGCAACTAACATCCTCAGTGGAGTTCCCTCAATTATTGCTGGGGTATTTGCCTATGGAATTGTGGTTTTGACCTTGACAAAATACAACTTAGGCTCATACTCAGCGATAGGTGGGGGTTTTGCATTAGCAATTTTGATGTTACCAATTATCGTCCGCACGACTGACGAAGCCTTGCAGTTAGTATCCCAAGATTTGCGACAAGCATCTGTCGGGTTAGGCGCAACTAACTTTCAAACTGTCAGCCAAGTAGTGTTACCAGCAGCGCTACCAGCAATTGTCACAGGATCTACCTTAGCAATCGCACGGGCTGCAGGCGAAACCGCACCTTTACTATTTACGGCTTTATTCTCCCAGTTCTGGACTGATAGCTTATTCAAACCCACCGCGTCTCTGGCTGTTTTGGTTTATAGGTTCGCGATTAGTCCCTATAAAAATTTACAGTCCCTAGCTTGGGCAGCGTCACTGATTTTGGTACTAATGGTGCTGATTACCAGTATTATCACTCGCTGGGCAACTCGTCAAAAGGCCTAG
- the pstB gene encoding phosphate ABC transporter ATP-binding protein PstB has translation MATNISTANDTETVLRTEKLNIYYGNFLAVRDVWLNIPKNRVTAFIGPSGCGKSTLLRCYNRLNDLIESFRAEGEVYFYDRNLYAPEVDPVEVRRRIGMVFQRPNPFPKSIYDNITFGAKINGYTGDMDELVERSLRQAALWDEVKDKLRESGLSLSGGQQQRLCIARAIAVQPEVILMDEPCSALDPISTLRVEELIQQLKEQYTIVIVTHNMQQATRVSDMTAFFNVQRSEGGSRSGYLVEYDATEVIFNSPQQQDTRDYISGRFG, from the coding sequence ATGGCTACTAACATTAGCACCGCGAATGACACGGAAACCGTTTTACGTACAGAAAAGCTCAACATTTACTACGGTAACTTTTTAGCTGTGCGGGACGTTTGGCTAAATATTCCCAAAAATCGCGTTACAGCTTTTATCGGTCCTTCTGGCTGTGGTAAAAGTACATTACTGCGCTGCTATAACCGTCTCAACGATTTGATAGAATCATTTCGGGCAGAAGGTGAGGTTTATTTTTACGATAGAAACTTGTATGCACCGGAAGTTGACCCTGTAGAAGTGCGTCGTCGAATTGGGATGGTGTTTCAACGACCAAACCCATTTCCGAAATCAATTTATGACAATATTACTTTTGGCGCCAAAATCAATGGCTACACAGGTGATATGGATGAATTGGTAGAACGGAGTTTGCGCCAAGCTGCTTTGTGGGATGAAGTTAAAGACAAACTGCGAGAAAGTGGTTTATCTTTATCTGGTGGACAACAACAACGGTTATGTATTGCGCGGGCGATCGCCGTCCAACCAGAAGTTATACTGATGGATGAACCTTGCTCTGCCCTTGACCCCATCTCGACTCTACGGGTGGAAGAACTAATTCAACAACTTAAAGAGCAATATACCATCGTCATCGTTACCCACAACATGCAACAAGCTACACGGGTATCGGATATGACGGCATTCTTTAACGTCCAGAGGTCAGAAGGCGGTAGTCGTAGCGGCTATTTAGTTGAGTATGACGCGACAGAAGTAATTTTTAACTCTCCTCAGCAGCAAGATACTAGAGATTACATTAGTGGTAGATTTGGTTAA
- the clpB gene encoding ATP-dependent chaperone ClpB, giving the protein MQPTDPNKFTDKAWEAIVKSQDIVRGYQQQQLDVEHLMIALLEDPTSLAIKILARCEVDPIRLQQQLEAYTQRQPKVGKSDQLYLGRSLDVMLDRAEEIRTKMKDAFISVEHILLAFAEDERIGRRILKGFNADAPKLEASIKTVRGSQKVTDQTPESRYEALQKFGRDLTEQAKSGKLDPVIGRDDEIRRVIQVLSRRSKNNPVLIGEPGVGKTAIAEALAQRMVNGDVPESLKNRQLISLDIGSLIAGAKYRGEFEDRLKAVLREVTESNGQIVLFIDELHTVVGTGSNQQGAMDAGNLLKPMLARGELRCIGATTLDEFRKHIEKDAALERRFQQVFVDQPSVENTISILRGLKERYEVHHNVKISDSALVAAATLSARYISDRFLPDKAIDLVDEAAAQLKMEITSKPAELETIDRRLMQLEMEKLSLAGEEKGTAQTKERLQRIEQEIANLTEKQHVFNEQWQGEKQVLEAISALKKEEDALRVQIEQAERAYDLNKAAQLKYGKLEGVQRDREATEAKLLEIQNTGTTLLREQVTEADIAEIVAKWTGIPVNRLLESERQKLLQLESHLHQRVIGQQEAVAAVAAAIRRARAGMKDPSRPIGSFLFMGPTGVGKTELARALAQFLFDSDDALVRLDMSEYMEKHSVSRLVGAPPGYVGYEEGGQLSEAIRRRPYSVVLLDEVEKAHPDVFNILLQVLDDGRITDSQGRTVDFRNTVIVMTSNIGSEHILDLSGDDSKYEMMQKRVTEALRSHFRPEFLNRVDDIIIFHTLNRSEMRDIIRIQLKRVENLLKEQKISFDISAAACDYLVETGYDPVYGARPLKRAIQREIENPIATKLLENTFISGDTIFIDQSENGLSFSKKPAVKVAVSPTAVKLLEGTINS; this is encoded by the coding sequence ATGCAGCCTACAGATCCGAATAAATTTACTGATAAAGCCTGGGAAGCAATTGTCAAATCTCAGGATATAGTCCGTGGTTATCAACAGCAGCAATTAGATGTGGAACATTTAATGATTGCTCTGTTAGAAGACCCAACTAGTCTGGCCATCAAGATTCTAGCTCGTTGTGAGGTAGATCCCATCCGCTTACAACAGCAATTAGAAGCCTACACCCAACGTCAGCCTAAGGTTGGTAAAAGTGACCAACTTTACCTCGGTCGTAGTTTAGACGTAATGCTTGACCGTGCTGAAGAAATTAGAACCAAGATGAAGGATGCTTTTATCTCGGTAGAACACATACTCTTAGCTTTTGCTGAGGATGAACGCATCGGAAGGCGGATACTCAAAGGCTTTAATGCGGACGCTCCTAAGTTGGAGGCTAGTATCAAAACTGTTCGTGGTAGCCAAAAAGTGACAGATCAAACCCCAGAGTCTCGCTATGAAGCTCTCCAAAAATTTGGCAGAGACTTGACAGAACAAGCAAAATCTGGTAAGCTAGACCCCGTAATTGGGCGTGATGACGAAATTCGGCGGGTAATCCAGGTATTGTCACGCCGGAGTAAAAATAATCCGGTTTTGATTGGTGAGCCTGGGGTGGGTAAGACTGCGATCGCTGAGGCTTTGGCACAACGAATGGTTAACGGCGACGTTCCCGAATCTCTCAAAAACAGGCAATTGATTTCATTAGATATCGGTAGTTTGATTGCTGGGGCTAAATATCGAGGCGAATTTGAAGACCGTCTCAAAGCAGTCCTGCGGGAAGTCACCGAATCTAACGGTCAAATTGTCTTGTTTATTGACGAACTGCATACCGTTGTGGGAACCGGTTCCAATCAACAAGGGGCTATGGATGCGGGGAATTTGCTCAAACCAATGCTGGCGCGGGGAGAACTGCGCTGTATTGGCGCTACTACCTTGGATGAGTTCCGCAAACACATTGAAAAAGACGCGGCCTTAGAACGCCGCTTTCAGCAAGTATTTGTAGATCAGCCCAGCGTCGAAAATACAATTTCCATCCTGCGCGGGTTGAAAGAACGTTATGAAGTCCACCACAACGTCAAAATTTCTGATTCAGCCTTGGTAGCAGCAGCCACCCTGTCAGCACGTTACATTTCTGACCGGTTCTTGCCTGATAAAGCCATTGACTTAGTGGATGAGGCTGCGGCACAGTTAAAAATGGAGATTACCTCCAAACCTGCAGAATTAGAAACTATTGATCGCCGCCTGATGCAGCTAGAAATGGAAAAGCTGTCATTGGCGGGAGAAGAAAAAGGTACAGCGCAAACTAAAGAGCGTTTGCAGCGAATTGAGCAAGAAATTGCCAATTTGACCGAAAAACAGCATGTATTTAATGAACAATGGCAAGGTGAAAAGCAGGTATTAGAAGCAATTAGCGCTTTGAAAAAAGAAGAAGATGCTTTGAGAGTACAAATTGAGCAAGCAGAACGCGCCTATGACCTCAACAAAGCTGCCCAACTTAAGTATGGTAAACTGGAAGGAGTGCAGCGCGATCGCGAAGCCACAGAAGCGAAACTCTTAGAAATTCAAAACACAGGTACAACCCTGCTACGGGAACAAGTCACCGAAGCCGATATTGCTGAAATCGTCGCCAAATGGACTGGAATTCCCGTAAATCGCCTGTTAGAATCGGAAAGGCAAAAATTACTCCAACTCGAAAGCCATTTGCATCAACGAGTCATTGGACAACAGGAAGCCGTAGCCGCAGTAGCAGCCGCAATTCGTCGCGCCCGTGCGGGAATGAAAGACCCCAGTCGTCCCATTGGTTCATTTTTGTTCATGGGACCGACAGGAGTAGGTAAAACCGAACTCGCTCGTGCATTAGCGCAGTTTCTCTTTGATTCCGATGACGCTTTAGTTCGCCTCGATATGTCCGAGTACATGGAAAAACACTCCGTGTCTCGCCTTGTGGGTGCGCCTCCCGGATATGTCGGCTATGAGGAAGGTGGTCAACTTTCCGAAGCTATTCGCCGCCGTCCCTACTCGGTGGTACTGTTGGATGAAGTGGAAAAGGCACATCCAGATGTGTTTAATATTTTATTACAGGTGCTAGATGACGGTAGAATTACTGATTCCCAGGGGAGAACAGTAGATTTTCGGAACACCGTTATTGTCATGACTAGCAACATCGGTAGCGAACACATCTTAGATTTATCAGGTGATGACTCCAAGTATGAAATGATGCAGAAACGAGTCACCGAAGCCTTGCGATCGCACTTCCGCCCCGAATTTCTCAACCGCGTCGATGATATCATTATCTTCCACACCCTCAATCGCTCAGAAATGCGCGATATCATCCGCATTCAGCTAAAAAGGGTGGAAAATCTCCTCAAAGAGCAAAAAATCTCCTTCGATATATCCGCCGCCGCCTGTGATTACCTTGTCGAAACCGGCTATGATCCAGTTTATGGCGCCCGTCCCCTGAAACGAGCAATTCAGCGAGAAATCGAAAACCCCATCGCTACCAAGTTATTGGAGAATACCTTCATATCTGGAGACACAATTTTCATTGATCAGAGTGAAAATGGTCTGTCTTTTAGTAAAAAACCGGCGGTGAAGGTTGCTGTATCTCCAACTGCGGTCAAATTGTTGGAGGGAACGATTAACAGTTAA
- a CDS encoding biotin transporter BioY — protein sequence MFAASNQLLWSMIGLLLTMGGTFLEAHGITLPWSWSQHGIQTFSLGVSYQIGAVLLVGCLGGKNAGALSQIAYLVMGLTLLPVFSEGGGIGYVKLSQFGYLLGFIPGAWICGYLAFEARPRLETLTFSCLCGLLTVHICGISYLIMSYFFQWQGTESLGLISAILKYSWFALPGQLAVICAISVIAYILRHLMFY from the coding sequence ATGTTTGCCGCTTCCAATCAATTATTATGGTCGATGATAGGCTTACTCCTGACAATGGGTGGCACCTTCCTAGAAGCTCATGGTATCACCTTACCTTGGAGTTGGAGCCAGCACGGAATTCAGACTTTTTCTTTAGGTGTCAGCTATCAAATTGGCGCGGTGCTGCTGGTGGGTTGTTTAGGCGGTAAAAATGCTGGCGCCCTCTCGCAAATTGCCTATTTAGTTATGGGGTTAACTTTATTACCAGTATTTTCTGAAGGTGGCGGTATCGGTTATGTCAAGCTATCTCAGTTTGGCTATCTGCTGGGCTTTATTCCTGGGGCTTGGATTTGTGGCTATTTAGCCTTTGAAGCTAGACCCCGGCTAGAAACTCTGACTTTTAGTTGCCTGTGTGGCTTGTTAACTGTCCACATCTGCGGTATTAGTTATTTGATTATGAGCTATTTTTTCCAGTGGCAAGGTACAGAAAGTCTAGGCTTGATCTCCGCAATCCTCAAATATTCGTGGTTTGCACTACCAGGGCAACTAGCTGTCATCTGCGCCATTTCTGTAATAGCTTATATCTTACGTCACTTAATGTTTTATTAG
- the gloA gene encoding lactoylglutathione lyase encodes MRVLHTMLRVGNLEESLKFYCQVLGMKLLRRKDYPGGEFTLAFVGYGDESENAVIELTYNWGVEKYELGTGYGHIALGVDDIYATCEQIKNHGAKVTREPGPMKHGSTVIAFIEDPDGYKVELIQVKVDG; translated from the coding sequence ATGCGTGTATTACACACAATGCTACGAGTAGGGAACCTGGAAGAGTCCTTAAAGTTTTACTGTCAAGTCCTGGGTATGAAATTACTGCGCCGAAAAGATTATCCAGGGGGAGAATTTACGCTGGCTTTTGTCGGGTACGGTGACGAAAGCGAGAATGCAGTCATAGAACTCACTTACAACTGGGGAGTAGAAAAATACGAATTAGGTACTGGGTATGGTCACATTGCTCTTGGCGTCGATGATATTTACGCCACATGTGAACAAATCAAAAATCATGGCGCTAAAGTAACGCGAGAACCAGGTCCAATGAAACATGGTTCTACAGTCATTGCTTTTATTGAAGATCCAGATGGGTATAAAGTAGAACTGATTCAAGTGAAGGTTGACGGTTGA